CCAGAGCTCGACCAGGGTCTCGATCCGCCGCGCGGCCTCGGCGCGACGGGCGCGCAGCTCCTCGGCGATCCTGTGCCGCCGCCGCAGCAGCAGGAAGGCGCGGCTCTCCCGCCAGAGCGCCTCCTGGCGCTCGACGAAGCGCACCGCGATGTATCCGGAGAGCGCCGCGACGACGACCGTGGCGAAGCCGGACGCGAGCCCCCAGAACCGCCAGGCGAGGGCCGCTTCGAGTCCCCAGGTGAGCGGGTAAGCGACGATCCCGGGAAAGACCTTGTAGGTGGCGATCTGATTCTCCTCGTCGTCGAATCGGCGGGAGACGAGCTCGACCGCGACGAAGGGGACGAAGTTCAGCAGCCCCCCGAGGAGGGCGACCGGCAGCATGACGACGGTATTCACCGCGCTCCGCGCGAGCGCCGCGAGCAGCCGGTCGAGCGGATAGCTGGCGATCACCTGCGCATCGCCGAGGCCCGAGACCCGCAGCAGGCGGTCGTAGTCACGCGCCGCCTCGACGGCCGCCGCCACCTCGCGAGGATGGCTCTCACGCAGGGCGTCGAGTCCGTCGAGGAGGGACCGCCGGGCGTCGAACTCGGCCGCCAGCCGGCGCTCCCGCGGCAGCTCCTGCGCTTCGGCCTCCAGGATCCGCGCCCCGCGTTCGACCAGGCGCGACTCCTCCCAGGAGCGATAGTTGAGCGTGACGCGCTCGAGTGCCTCGGCGACCCGTTCGGTCAGCAGCCGCACGGCGGTCGCCTCGTCGCGCTCCGCGAGCTCCACCTCCCCGGCCGGGTCGATCGGCGGGCCGACGACCACGAGCGCGCGCGAGCGAAAGGTCCCCCGATCCTCGAACAGGAGGCCCACCGGCAGGATACGGCTGCCCAGGGGACCAAAACGGCGTTCGGCCTCGATCAGGATCCGAGCCGCGCCGGTCTTCAGCGGCTGCAGTTGCGGCTCGTCGTGGCTCACGCCCTCCGGGAAGATCGCGAGGATGCCGCCGCGGGCGAGCTCCTCGTGGCAGCGCGCGAAGGTCTCGAGGTTCTTCGCGGTGTCGACGCCCTCGTCCTGGCGGCGGTAGACCGGAATGACTCCGGCGAGATCGCAGATCTGCGCAAGGACCGGGATCTTCCACAGCGTGCTCTTGCCGAGCATGCGGGCCGGCAAGCGGAGCGGCCCCAGGAGGAACATCGGATCGACCAGCCCGTTGACGTGGTTCGCGACGACGACCAGGGGCACTTTGCGCGAGCGCGTGTCGCCGCGCCCGATGCGCTCTCCCCCCACGACCTCGATGCGTCGAAAGAAGACCGCCAGGATCAGGCGACAGAGCAGGCCGATCGCCCGATCGACCGCCGCGCGGCCTCTGGAGGGTCTCGAAGAAGTGGGGGGCCCGGCAGGGGGCACGGTCAGGCGGGCTCGCTCCAGGCCGCCGCGGCAGCCACACCACGGCGCTCGTCGACCAGGAACATGCCGAGCAGGCCGAGGACGAAGAACACCCCGGTGCAGAGGATCGCCACCCGCTGCGACTGGCTTGCCGACGAGACGAGTCCGAACACCGGCGGACCGAAGGCGTAAGCGGCCTTGCCGAAGAGTCCCCACAGACCGAAGAACTCGCCCGCCTTGCCGACCGGCGCGAACATGCCGACGAGGGCGCGCGAGGCCGACTGCAGCGACCCGATGCCGAGGCCGGCGGTGACCGCGATCACCCAGAAGGCGAATTTGCTCGAAGTCAGGTAGGTCGCGATACAGGTGCCGATCCACAGCAGGAGCGACACCTGGATCGTGCGGCGCGCTCCCAGGCGGTCCTGGATGGCGCCGAACGCGAAGGCGCCACCGGCCGAAGATATCTGCACCACGAGAAAGAGGAAGATGAGCTCGCTCGAAGTGAAGCCGACCGTGCGCTCCGCGTAGACGCCGACGAAGGCGATGATGCTCATCAGCCCGGACGAGTAGACGAAGAAGACCCCGAGGAACTTCGCGAGCTCGCGGAAGTGCCCGATCGAGCGCACCGTCGTCAGCAGCCGCCCGAAGCCCTGGCGGGCGTAGTAGAGCAGCGGCTCACTGCGGCGCGGCGCGCGTTCGCGCAGAAACAGGAAGGTGGGGAGCGCCGCAACCAGAAAGAAGAGCGCCGTCAGCGGCCACACCATCCGCAGCCGGGGGAGGTTCTCGAGCGTGAAGCCGCCGTCGATCATCGGTTTGATGAGCAGCAGCGAGACGAGACCGCCGAAGTAGCCCAGGCCCCAACCGAAGCCCGAGATCCGTCCCACTGTCGCGGGCGTCGAGATTTCGGGCAGGAACGCCGCGGTCAGGTTCTCCCCGAACGAGAAGGCGATGTTGGAGATCACGAACAGGACCAGCGCGAGCTGGATCGACCCCGGCGTCACGAACCAGAGAGCCGCCGTGCCGCAGACGCAGAACAGATAGGTGACGAAGAGGAAGACCTTCTTGCGCCCCGACTCGTCGGCCATCGCCCCGACGATCGGCGACAGCAGCAGCACGATCAGGTTGGCGACGAAGATCCCGCCGCCCCACCAGGCGTCGGCGTCGGGCCCGCTCGCGACCAGGCGGGTGAAGTAGACGCTGAAGGCGACCGTCACCACGACCGTGGTGTAGCTCGAGTTGGCGAAGTCGAACATCGCCCACGACACGATCTCGCGGCGGGTGACCGGAGGCGGAGACGCTGTCGTTTCCGCGCTCAAGCCGGCTCAGGGGCAGGTAGCGAAGGCGCTGCTGTCGGTGATCGCCGCGGCGGAGACTCCGAGGGCGTTGTCGTAGACCTTGGAAGTGTCCGTCCAGGTGTCGTGGACGGTGATGTGGAACTCGACGTTGGTCAGGGCGGCGAAGAAGACCCAGTAGCGGTTGTTCAGCGTACAGCCGTCGACGATCTTGATCATGACCTCGAAGTTCGAGGGGCTGAAGAACCAGAGGATGCCCGAATCCTCGGAGCCGAGCGGCACGAAGGTGCCGACGCCGCTCACCTGCTGGAAGTTCGTCCAGGTGGCGCTGATCCGGAAGCGGCCCTTGCGCAGCTCGCCGTAGCGGCCGTCGTACGAGGGCATCGAGCCGTCGCCGGCGAGGATGCGCGTCGCCCCGGTGCACGAGAGGAAGTTGGTGAACGTCCCCTGGGCGGCCGGCTCCGCGCCGGCCGTCACCAGGTAATAGCTCTGATTGCCCTGCAGTGCGACGTCGGTGAACGCCGAGAAATGGACGCCCTGCGGTCCGTTGTCGCTCGCCTTCACGAGGTGGACGAGTGGGTTCGCCGGGTCGAAAGCTCCGCTGTAGAGATAGATCACGCCGTCGAACCCGGCTTCCTGCACGCTCGAGAAGCTGCAGGTGGCGTTGGAGTTGGTGAAGAACGCCTGGCTCGAGTAGCGCACGACCTTGCCGGAGAGCGCGGGCGTCGGCGCGAGCGGCGTCGCCGGGCGATTGAACATCGATCCTCCGGCGGTCGTGCCGTGGAACGAGTAGGCGGCCTGCGCAGACGCTGGTGCCGGCGCGAAGAGGGCGAGGCCGGTGAGAGCGCCCAGAGCGCCAACGGTCGAGAGGATCTGGAGTGGGCGGCGCATGGCGTAACTTCGGCGCGAATCCTAACTCATGGGCCCCCGCGAGAGAAGGGAGGCTCTAGCGCGCACCCGTCGCCGGGTCGCCTCCCTCGGCTGGCTTGCGCCAGAAGACTGCGTCCCCGTCCACGGCCGTCATGGGCGCCTCCACGCCGCGTCGGGCCCGGAAGTCGAGCACAGCGCGGCGCGCATCGAGGACGACGCCGTAGTCGTCGACGATCACGAAGCCTCCCGGCGACACGCTGTCGTAGAGGAGCGTCAGCGCGTCCATGGTCGAGCTGTAGAGATCCCCGTCCAGGCGCAGCACCGCGAAGCGCTGGGTCGCGAGCGCCGGCAGGGTGTCGCGGAACAGACCCTCGACGAAGACCACGCGATCATCGAGCAGTCCGTAGCGCGCGAAGTTCTCCTCCACTTCGGCGCGCGCGACCGCGAGCTCGGGACGCAGATGGAAATCGAAGGTGGTCAGGGCGTCCTCGAGAAAGCGCGGGTCCGGCGGCGGCAGGCCGCGAAAGGAGTCCGCGGCGAAGACCCGGCGGCGCGGGTCGCCGTGCGCGGCGAGCACTCCACGCATCAGAATGCAGGCGCCGCCGCGCCAGACACCCGTTTCGATGAGGTCGCCGGGAACATTTTCGGCGAGAACCGTCTCGACCATGCGACGCAGATGCCGCAGGCGCTTCCTGCCGATCATCGTGTGCGCAACCATGGGCAGGTCGCGGCCGCTCTGCCGGAGCACTTCCGAATACTCGCCGACCCGCCCCTCCGAGAAACTCGGGTCGCGATAGATGTCGTTGCTCACGGTGCGTTCGAGGAGATCGAGGTAGAGGTCGACAGGACTGCTGGCCTCCAGCGGCAACCCGGTGTCCAGCCAGAGCGGCAGGGTCGCCACATCCACCCTGGCCCAGGCGGCCTGCTCGGCCTCGACCGCCGCCGCCCGGCTCTCCTCGCCGAGCGTGCGCAGCATCTGCGCGCAGTCCATCGCGATCTCCGCGTTGTCGGGTAGCAGCTCCTGGAGGCGCGACAGCAGCGCGGCCGCGGCGTCGGGGCGGCCCTCGGCGCTCGCGATCCGCGCCAGCAGTTGCAGCGCCCACGGCGAGTTCGGCCGCCCCGCGCGGACCTCGTCGAGGATCGCTCGCGCCCCTGCCGGATCCGAGGCGGCGAGGAGCCCATGCGCCGCGAGGCGCCGCGACTCGAGCCAGGCGGGATGGTCGATCCCAATCCCCCGCAGCAGCGACTGCGCCCCATTCACGTCGCCGGCTGCGAGCCGGTCGCGGAGCGCGGCGAGGACATCGGTGTTCATACCCTCAGCCCTTGGCGTCGAACCAGGTCGGGCCGATGCCGCTGTCGACGACCAGCGGCACCGCGAGCTCCGCCACCCCGGCCATCTCGCTCCGGACGAGCTCCGCGACGGCGGGAGCCTCGTCGGCCGGCGCCTCGACCACCAGCTCGTCGTGCACCGAGAGCAGGAGGCGCGCTTGGCGGTGCTCGGCGCGCAGGCGGCGATCGACGGCGATCATGGCGAGCTTCATCAGGTCGGCGGCCGTCCCCTGGATGCGGGCGTTGATCGCCATCCGGCGGGCATTCTCCTTCAGATTCCAGTTCCGGCTCTGGATGTCGGGCAGGTAGCGCACCCGGCCGTAGAGCGTCTCGACGCGCCCGTCGCGCTCGGCGGCCGCCAGGGTCTCCTGCATGTAGCCTTCAACGCCGGCGTAGCGGGCGAAATAGACCGCGATGAACTGCTCTGCCTCCCTGGTCGGGATGCCAAGCGCCTGGGCGAGACCGTAGGCGCTCATGCCGTAGATGAGGCCGAAGTTGATCGTTTTCGCCGCGCGGCGCTGCTCCGCGTTGACAAAGTCGACCGAGATCCCGAGAACGGTCGCCGCAGTCGAGCGGTGGATGTCCTCGCCGCTGCGAAACGCCTCGATCATCGCCCTCTCGCCGGCGATGTGGGCCAGCACGCGAAGCTCGATCTGGCTGTAGTCCGCGGCGACCAGGAGCGACCCGGGCGCGGCGCAGAAGGCCTTGCGGATCTTCATCCCGAGCTCCGTGCGGATGGGGATGTTCTGCAGATTCGGATTGACCGACGACAGGCGCCCGGTCGCCGCGACCGCCTGCTGGAAGCGGGTGTGAATCCGTCCGTCCGCCGCGAGGAGCTGCGGCAGGGCATCGACGTAGGTCGACTTGAGCTTGGAGAGCTCGCGGTAGCGCAGCAGGTATTGCGGCAGCTCGTGACCCGCCGCGGCGAGCTCTTCCAGGGTCTCGGCGCCGGTCGAGTAGCTCTTGGTCTTCTTCGTCTTCTTGCCCGCCGGGAGCTTCAGTTTCTCGAACAGGATCGTGCCGAGCTGCTGCGGCGACTGGATGTTGAAGCGCTCGCCGGCGAGGCGGTAGATCTCCGCCTCGAGACCCGTGATCTCCTCGCCGAGCTCCGCCGACATCCGGCGCAGAAACTCGACGTCGAGGCGGATGCCGGCCTCCTCCATCCCGACGAGCACCGGCAGGAGCGGGGACTCGATCCGGCGATACAGGTCGAGAAGGGCCCCCGTTCCGAGCTCCTGCCGCAGCAGCGGCGCGAAACGCTCGACGGCCGCCAGGCGCTCGGCGACCCAGGCTCCGACCCGCTCGTCCCCCAAGGCCGGCTCGACACCCTTGTCGAACCCGGCCTCCTTCGCCGATCGCAGTTTCGACCCGGTGCGTTCGAGCGCGATCTCGTCGAGCGAGTGGCCGTGCACCGATGCCTTGCACAAGTACGAGGCGAGCATGAGATCGAATAGCCGAGCGACGCAGACCTCTCCTGCCGCGGGCGCCAGCCGGAGGAGCTCCTTGAGATCGCAGCCGATGATCTCCCGCGCCGGATCGGTGAACCACTCCGAGAGAGTCACGACGACCGCGGCGCCGAGATCCGGCGAACGCAGGTCGACCCAGCCGCGCCGGTCGCCCGAGGAAGAGGCCACCGCGAGGGCGACCGGAGCCACGGGAACGCCTGCATCCGCCAGAGCGATCGTTACGTTCTCCCCCACCGCCGCCGCAAACTCCGCCCATTGCTCTACCGAAAGAACGGCTGGGATCGCGGGAACGTCGCCACCGCCGGAGGCGGGCAGCAGCGAGCCCGACGCAGAAGCAGCGTCGAGCTCGGCGAGCAGCGTGAAGAACTCGAGCTCGGTGTAGAGCTCGCGCAGCAGCGCCGCATCGGGCGGATCGAGCTGCAGCGACTCGGGATGGATCTCGATCGGCAGGTCGGTGTGGATGGTGACCAGCTCCTTCGACAGGATCGCCTGCTCGCGATAGGCGAGCAGCCCTTCGCGATAGGCCTTGCGCGGCACCTCGGAGGCGCGCGCCAGAAGCGCCTCGACCGAACCGTACTCGGCGACGAGCTGGCGCGCCCCTTTCTCGCCGATTCCGGGCACACCCGGCACGTTGTCCACCGCGTCCCCCATCAGGGCGAGGACGTCCGCGACCTGCTCCGGCGGCACGCCGAAATCCTCGGTCACGGCGGCCGCGTCGTAGCGCTTGTTGCGGCCGGTATGGAGCAGGGTCACGTGCGGCCCGACGAGCTGCATCAGGTCCTTGTCGGCCGACACCAGCACGACCTCATAGCCCTCGGCCACAGCCTTCTTCGCCAGCGTCCCCATGACGTCGTCGGCCTCGTAGTTGTCGAGCTCGAGGCGCGGAATGCGAAACGCCTCGATCGCCTTGCGGACGTAGGGGATCTGCGGCACCAGATCGTCCGGCATCGGGGCGCGATTCGCCTTGTAGTCGGCGAACTTCTCGGTGCGCACGGTCTTGTCGGAGATGTCGAGCGCAACGCCGATGAAGTCCGGCGCTTCGTCCTTGAGGACCTTGCGCAGGATCTGCACGAAACCGAAGACGGCGTTGGTCGGCAGCCCCTTCGAGTTCGAGAGGTTCCGGATGGCGAAGAAGGCACGGAAGATGTTGTGGAAGCCGTCGATCAGGACGAGCTTGGGGCGGCGAGCCGCGTCCGGAGCCGCAGGTACGGGTCCGGCGACCGGCGCAGGCGTTTCGGAGTCCATTTCCCGAAGCTTAGCCCAGGGCGCGGCAGGCCGGCGGCGCACGTTCGGCTAGACTGCAGATCACCGCTCGAAAGGAGACCGACATGCCGGAATATGTCCAGATGGGACTCTTCTCTTGGATCGTGATGGGACTCGTGGCCGGAGCGCTGGCGCGACTGCTGCTCCCCGGCCGGGACGCCCTGGGCTGCATCACCACGAGCCTCGTCGGCATC
The sequence above is drawn from the Thermoanaerobaculia bacterium genome and encodes:
- a CDS encoding tetratricopeptide repeat protein — protein: MNTDVLAALRDRLAAGDVNGAQSLLRGIGIDHPAWLESRRLAAHGLLAASDPAGARAILDEVRAGRPNSPWALQLLARIASAEGRPDAAAALLSRLQELLPDNAEIAMDCAQMLRTLGEESRAAAVEAEQAAWARVDVATLPLWLDTGLPLEASSPVDLYLDLLERTVSNDIYRDPSFSEGRVGEYSEVLRQSGRDLPMVAHTMIGRKRLRHLRRMVETVLAENVPGDLIETGVWRGGACILMRGVLAAHGDPRRRVFAADSFRGLPPPDPRFLEDALTTFDFHLRPELAVARAEVEENFARYGLLDDRVVFVEGLFRDTLPALATQRFAVLRLDGDLYSSTMDALTLLYDSVSPGGFVIVDDYGVVLDARRAVLDFRARRGVEAPMTAVDGDAVFWRKPAEGGDPATGAR
- a CDS encoding MFS transporter, which translates into the protein MSAETTASPPPVTRREIVSWAMFDFANSSYTTVVVTVAFSVYFTRLVASGPDADAWWGGGIFVANLIVLLLSPIVGAMADESGRKKVFLFVTYLFCVCGTAALWFVTPGSIQLALVLFVISNIAFSFGENLTAAFLPEISTPATVGRISGFGWGLGYFGGLVSLLLIKPMIDGGFTLENLPRLRMVWPLTALFFLVAALPTFLFLRERAPRRSEPLLYYARQGFGRLLTTVRSIGHFRELAKFLGVFFVYSSGLMSIIAFVGVYAERTVGFTSSELIFLFLVVQISSAGGAFAFGAIQDRLGARRTIQVSLLLWIGTCIATYLTSSKFAFWVIAVTAGLGIGSLQSASRALVGMFAPVGKAGEFFGLWGLFGKAAYAFGPPVFGLVSSASQSQRVAILCTGVFFVLGLLGMFLVDERRGVAAAAAWSEPA
- a CDS encoding 1-acyl-sn-glycerol-3-phosphate acyltransferase, which codes for MPPAGPPTSSRPSRGRAAVDRAIGLLCRLILAVFFRRIEVVGGERIGRGDTRSRKVPLVVVANHVNGLVDPMFLLGPLRLPARMLGKSTLWKIPVLAQICDLAGVIPVYRRQDEGVDTAKNLETFARCHEELARGGILAIFPEGVSHDEPQLQPLKTGAARILIEAERRFGPLGSRILPVGLLFEDRGTFRSRALVVVGPPIDPAGEVELAERDEATAVRLLTERVAEALERVTLNYRSWEESRLVERGARILEAEAQELPRERRLAAEFDARRSLLDGLDALRESHPREVAAAVEAARDYDRLLRVSGLGDAQVIASYPLDRLLAALARSAVNTVVMLPVALLGGLLNFVPFVAVELVSRRFDDEENQIATYKVFPGIVAYPLTWGLEAALAWRFWGLASGFATVVVAALSGYIAVRFVERQEALWRESRAFLLLRRRHRIAEELRARRAEAARRIETLVELWVEAQAFSPDSRRP
- the polA gene encoding DNA polymerase I; this translates as MDSETPAPVAGPVPAAPDAARRPKLVLIDGFHNIFRAFFAIRNLSNSKGLPTNAVFGFVQILRKVLKDEAPDFIGVALDISDKTVRTEKFADYKANRAPMPDDLVPQIPYVRKAIEAFRIPRLELDNYEADDVMGTLAKKAVAEGYEVVLVSADKDLMQLVGPHVTLLHTGRNKRYDAAAVTEDFGVPPEQVADVLALMGDAVDNVPGVPGIGEKGARQLVAEYGSVEALLARASEVPRKAYREGLLAYREQAILSKELVTIHTDLPIEIHPESLQLDPPDAALLRELYTELEFFTLLAELDAASASGSLLPASGGGDVPAIPAVLSVEQWAEFAAAVGENVTIALADAGVPVAPVALAVASSSGDRRGWVDLRSPDLGAAVVVTLSEWFTDPAREIIGCDLKELLRLAPAAGEVCVARLFDLMLASYLCKASVHGHSLDEIALERTGSKLRSAKEAGFDKGVEPALGDERVGAWVAERLAAVERFAPLLRQELGTGALLDLYRRIESPLLPVLVGMEEAGIRLDVEFLRRMSAELGEEITGLEAEIYRLAGERFNIQSPQQLGTILFEKLKLPAGKKTKKTKSYSTGAETLEELAAAGHELPQYLLRYRELSKLKSTYVDALPQLLAADGRIHTRFQQAVAATGRLSSVNPNLQNIPIRTELGMKIRKAFCAAPGSLLVAADYSQIELRVLAHIAGERAMIEAFRSGEDIHRSTAATVLGISVDFVNAEQRRAAKTINFGLIYGMSAYGLAQALGIPTREAEQFIAVYFARYAGVEGYMQETLAAAERDGRVETLYGRVRYLPDIQSRNWNLKENARRMAINARIQGTAADLMKLAMIAVDRRLRAEHRQARLLLSVHDELVVEAPADEAPAVAELVRSEMAGVAELAVPLVVDSGIGPTWFDAKG